From Erwinia pyri, a single genomic window includes:
- a CDS encoding Trm112 family protein, which yields MDHRLLEIVACPVCHGKLYYIKDQQELICKPDALAYPVRDGIPVLLETEARTLTLEEIHP from the coding sequence ATGGATCATCGCTTACTCGAAATTGTTGCCTGTCCTGTTTGTCACGGCAAACTCTATTACATTAAAGATCAGCAGGAGCTTATCTGTAAACCTGACGCTCTGGCTTACCCTGTGCGCGACGGCATTCCAGTCCTGCTGGAGACTGAAGCGCGTACACTGACGCTTGAAGAGATCCACCCATGA
- a CDS encoding winged helix-turn-helix domain-containing protein, whose translation MSSIQLSLSQARQLHLAAQGLLRPPKRKARFEELLCAIRQMSLLQIDTIHVVARSPYLVLFSRLGDYPQAWLGEALASGKLFEYWAHEACFIPTEDYPLLRHRMLDPHRLGWKYNAEWVASWQHEISELLTHIEQNGPVRSADFAAPPGQKPGWWAWKPHKKHLESLFSAGELMVTERRNFQRVYDLRQRVMPDWDDSLHALAEGDAVRQMLRNSALSLGLFRDVWLADYYRLKRAPVREVLAEWLESGEVAAIEVESLGPCYLHASLLPLLEQGPRATHTALLSPFDPVVWDRKRALELFNFDYRLECYTPEAKRKYGYFVLPILHRGELKGRLDAKMLRKEKVLKVKQLWLEPGVRVSQVLIDDLKLTLSRFARWQGAEAVVLEQLPEPLASVWQKGWPL comes from the coding sequence ATGTCCTCCATTCAGCTTTCACTCTCACAGGCGCGTCAGCTTCATCTTGCTGCTCAGGGGTTGTTGCGCCCACCTAAACGTAAGGCGCGCTTCGAAGAGTTGCTGTGCGCCATTCGCCAGATGTCGCTGTTGCAGATTGATACTATCCATGTGGTTGCCCGCAGTCCCTACCTGGTACTGTTCAGTCGGCTGGGCGACTATCCGCAAGCCTGGCTGGGGGAGGCACTTGCCAGCGGCAAGCTGTTTGAATACTGGGCACATGAAGCCTGTTTTATCCCTACCGAAGACTATCCCTTGCTGCGCCACCGGATGCTGGATCCTCATCGTCTTGGCTGGAAATATAACGCTGAATGGGTGGCGAGCTGGCAGCATGAAATCAGTGAACTGCTGACGCACATCGAACAAAACGGGCCGGTGCGATCTGCCGATTTCGCCGCGCCTCCCGGCCAGAAACCTGGCTGGTGGGCGTGGAAGCCACATAAAAAACATCTGGAAAGTTTATTCTCTGCCGGTGAGCTGATGGTGACTGAACGACGCAATTTCCAGCGCGTTTACGATCTGCGCCAGCGCGTTATGCCTGACTGGGACGACAGCCTGCATGCCCTTGCCGAAGGGGATGCCGTGCGGCAAATGCTGCGTAACAGCGCGTTGAGTCTGGGCCTGTTTCGTGACGTCTGGCTGGCCGACTACTATCGCCTGAAACGCGCTCCCGTCAGAGAAGTGCTGGCGGAGTGGCTGGAGAGTGGGGAAGTGGCAGCCATTGAGGTTGAATCTTTAGGACCCTGCTATCTGCACGCCTCACTATTACCGCTACTGGAACAGGGGCCGAGGGCAACGCACACCGCACTGCTCTCACCTTTTGACCCTGTGGTGTGGGACAGGAAGCGCGCGCTGGAGCTGTTTAATTTCGACTACCGGCTCGAATGCTACACGCCAGAAGCGAAACGCAAATATGGCTATTTTGTCCTGCCGATCCTGCATCGCGGTGAGCTGAAAGGGCGGCTCGATGCAAAAATGCTGCGTAAGGAAAAAGTGCTTAAAGTGAAACAGCTCTGGCTTGAGCCGGGCGTCCGGGTCAGCCAGGTGCTGATTGATGACCTGAAACTGACCCTTTCACGTTTTGCCCGCTGGCAGGGCGCGGAGGCGGTGGTGCTGGAGCAGCTGCCAGAGCCGCTCGCCAGCGTGTGGCAAAAAGGGTGGCCGCTGTAA
- the lpxK gene encoding tetraacyldisaccharide 4'-kinase, which translates to MIERIWSGRSALYLLLLPLSWLYGLISNLLRLSYRWGWRKAWRAPVPVVVVGNLTAGGNGKTPVVIWLVQALQQRGLRPGVVSRGYGGKAERYPLVLHEQVTTQQAGDEPVLIYQRTGAAVAVSPVRKEAVKALTDRGDIDIIITDDGLQHYALARDFEIVVVDGKRRFGNGWWLPAGPMRERASRLASVDATIVNGGEAQADELPMQLIPGSAVNLKSGMTCPVSTLKNVVAMAGIGHPPRFFATLQQQGLVPLKEVPFADHQDYRPEVLAGLASPEQTLLMTEKDAVKARAFARENWWFLPVDAEFPPGTAEALLNRIAALTTRASR; encoded by the coding sequence ATGATAGAACGCATCTGGAGCGGCCGCTCTGCGCTTTACCTGCTGCTGCTGCCGCTGAGCTGGCTCTATGGCCTGATCAGCAACCTGCTCCGCCTCAGCTATCGCTGGGGCTGGCGTAAAGCGTGGCGCGCTCCCGTTCCGGTGGTGGTAGTTGGCAATCTTACCGCTGGCGGGAACGGCAAAACGCCGGTGGTGATCTGGCTGGTTCAGGCTTTACAGCAGCGTGGTTTGCGTCCGGGCGTGGTTTCCAGAGGTTATGGCGGCAAGGCTGAACGCTATCCGCTGGTTTTGCATGAACAGGTCACTACGCAGCAGGCGGGTGACGAGCCGGTATTGATCTACCAGCGAACCGGAGCAGCGGTTGCGGTATCGCCAGTGAGAAAGGAGGCGGTCAAGGCGCTGACCGATCGGGGCGATATCGACATCATCATCACCGATGACGGACTGCAACACTATGCGCTGGCGCGGGATTTCGAAATCGTCGTGGTGGATGGTAAACGTCGCTTCGGCAACGGCTGGTGGCTGCCTGCCGGGCCCATGCGGGAAAGGGCTTCCCGGCTTGCAAGCGTGGATGCCACAATTGTTAATGGTGGTGAAGCGCAGGCTGACGAGCTGCCTATGCAACTGATTCCGGGGAGCGCGGTCAACCTCAAGAGCGGCATGACCTGCCCGGTTTCTACCCTTAAAAACGTGGTTGCGATGGCTGGTATTGGGCATCCGCCCCGTTTTTTTGCCACGCTGCAGCAGCAGGGCCTGGTTCCGCTAAAAGAAGTGCCGTTTGCCGACCATCAGGACTATCGGCCGGAGGTGTTGGCTGGGCTGGCGTCGCCAGAGCAGACGCTGCTGATGACGGAGAAAGATGCGGTGAAGGCACGCGCTTTTGCCAGAGAAAACTGGTGGTTCCTGCCGGTAGATGCCGAATTTCCACCGGGCACGGCTGAGGCATTGCTGAACCGCATTGCTGCACTCACTACCCGCGCTTCACGCTAA
- the msbA gene encoding lipid A ABC transporter ATP-binding protein/permease MsbA has product MHQEKDLSTWQTFRRLWPMIKPFKTGLIVAAVALVVNAAGDTLMLSLLKPLLDDGFGKANSSVLLWMPLAVIGLMLIRGVTSYISSYCISWVSGNVVMSMRRRLFGHMMGMPVAFFDQQSTGTLLSRITYDSEQVASSSSSALVTVVREGASIIGLFIMMFYYSWQLSLILILLAPIVSFAIRTVSKRFRNISKSMQNTMGHVTTSAEQMLKGHKEVLIFGGQSVENERFNRVSNRMRQQGMKLVSASSISDPIIQLIASLALAFVLYAASFPSVMETLTAGTITVVFSSMIALMRPLKSLTNVNAQFQRGMAACQTLFSILDSEQEEDKGTRVIERAKGDVEFRNVTFTYPGRETPALHNINLAIPAGKTVALVGRSGSGKSTIASLMTRFYDIQQGEILMDGHDLREYTLSSLRNQVALVSQNVHLFNDTVANNIAYARTEQYSREDIEKAAVMAHAMDFINKMDKGLDTVIGENGVLLSGGQRQRIAIARALLRDSPILILDEATSALDTESERAIQSALDELQKNRTSLVIAHRLSTIEKADEIVVVEDGYIVERGSHSELLEHKGVYAQLHKMQFGQ; this is encoded by the coding sequence ATGCATCAGGAAAAAGATCTCTCCACCTGGCAAACATTCCGTCGCCTCTGGCCGATGATTAAGCCGTTTAAAACGGGCCTGATTGTGGCTGCGGTAGCTCTGGTAGTGAACGCAGCGGGAGATACATTAATGCTGTCACTGCTGAAACCGTTACTTGATGACGGCTTTGGCAAGGCCAACTCTTCCGTGCTGCTTTGGATGCCTCTTGCGGTTATTGGGTTGATGTTAATCCGTGGCGTCACCAGTTATATCTCCAGCTACTGCATCTCCTGGGTATCCGGCAACGTGGTGATGAGCATGCGTCGTCGCCTGTTTGGCCATATGATGGGTATGCCGGTGGCGTTCTTCGATCAGCAGTCCACCGGGACGCTGCTTTCCCGCATTACCTATGACTCTGAACAGGTCGCTTCCTCTTCCTCAAGCGCGCTGGTAACGGTGGTGCGTGAAGGGGCCTCAATCATCGGCCTGTTTATCATGATGTTTTACTACAGCTGGCAGCTCTCGCTGATCCTGATCCTGCTGGCCCCGATTGTCTCTTTTGCCATTCGTACCGTGTCAAAACGCTTCAGAAACATCAGCAAGAGTATGCAGAATACCATGGGCCACGTGACCACCAGTGCCGAACAGATGCTGAAAGGGCATAAAGAGGTGCTGATATTTGGTGGTCAGTCAGTCGAGAACGAACGCTTTAACCGCGTCAGTAATCGTATGCGTCAGCAGGGCATGAAGCTGGTTTCCGCCTCTTCTATCTCTGACCCGATTATTCAGCTGATCGCCTCGCTGGCGCTCGCCTTTGTGCTCTATGCCGCCAGTTTCCCCAGCGTGATGGAAACGTTGACCGCCGGTACCATCACCGTGGTGTTCTCCTCAATGATTGCGCTGATGCGTCCGCTAAAATCCCTGACCAACGTTAATGCCCAGTTCCAGCGCGGTATGGCGGCCTGCCAGACGCTGTTCTCTATTCTGGATAGCGAGCAGGAAGAGGATAAAGGCACCCGTGTGATTGAACGTGCGAAGGGAGACGTCGAGTTCCGCAATGTCACCTTTACTTACCCGGGGCGCGAAACACCTGCGCTGCATAATATCAACCTCGCTATTCCAGCGGGTAAAACGGTAGCGCTGGTTGGCCGCTCCGGCTCGGGTAAATCGACTATCGCCAGCCTGATGACCCGTTTTTACGATATTCAGCAGGGCGAGATCCTGATGGATGGCCACGACCTGCGTGAATACACGCTCAGCTCGCTGCGTAATCAGGTGGCGCTGGTTTCACAGAACGTGCATCTGTTTAACGACACCGTAGCCAACAATATCGCCTACGCCCGCACCGAGCAGTACAGCCGGGAGGATATTGAGAAAGCGGCCGTGATGGCGCACGCCATGGACTTCATCAACAAGATGGATAAAGGGCTGGATACGGTGATTGGGGAAAATGGCGTGCTGCTCTCTGGCGGACAGCGTCAGCGTATCGCCATTGCTCGCGCTTTGCTGCGTGACAGCCCGATACTGATTCTGGATGAAGCCACTTCCGCTCTGGATACCGAATCTGAACGCGCCATTCAGTCCGCTCTCGATGAGCTGCAGAAGAACCGTACCTCGCTGGTGATTGCCCACCGCCTCTCTACCATTGAGAAGGCGGATGAAATTGTGGTGGTCGAGGATGGCTACATTGTAGAAAGGGGAAGCCACAGCGAACTGCTGGAGCACAAAGGCGTCTACGCTCAGTTGCATAAGATGCAGTTCGGGCAATGA